The DNA segment ACGGGCGAGCCATCAGCGAATCGGGCATCTTTATTAAGGGTAAACGTCCACTCTTTCTGATCGTCAGAGGCCTTCCAGTCGCTCGCCAGATCGCCTTCAACCTCCGTGGAACCTTTACCTCCCTCGGTTTTGTACTGCACAAGGCGTTGATAAGACGGGTAGGTCACCGTCCAGTCGTTGTTATCAATAGTGACGGCAGGATCAAGCGTTTGCGGATCGGCCGCTTTACCAATCACCAGCATATCTTTGGGTACAGCCGCCTGAGCGGCGGGCAGGGCAACAGCCAGTGCCACGGCAATCAGGGCGGGACGAAACAGCGAAGTTAAAGTGTGTGTTGTCTTCATGACCGTGCTCCATCATTTACAGGGAGGGTTGTGTTGTTGTGCGTGATGCCGGGAAACAGGCAATGCAGTCGTCGAGCAAGGGGTAGCTGGCCGCGTCCGGCAATTCAAAATGCCACCATTCACTGGTGATGCCGACAAAACCACCGCCAAACATAATAGCGTTCAATAACAATCGATTACGTTGCGCTGCGGGTGGAACAGAAGGGTGATACGAGTGCGAGCGATCGTGCATTTCATCAAAACCGGCCCCCATATCAAGTACGTTGCCATGCTCATCCATCAGAGTGACGTCAATTGCCGTACCACGGCTATGGTTTGAACCGATGGCCACATCCACCACGTATTGCGGATCGGGACAGACATGCCATAGAACCGACTGCGCCTGCTGGGGACGATAGGCGTCGTATACCACCAGAGACAGCCCTGCCAGCTGCGCGATGCTGATACTTTTCGCCAGCGCGGTGACGGCATCCGTATGCAGCAGGCAACGGGCCTCCCGGTAAATGGGCGCGCCGGTGAGGTTATCGGCGGTGGCGTATTTGAGATCGATATGCAGCGAGGGGAAAATCACTGA comes from the Citrobacter koseri ATCC BAA-895 genome and includes:
- the ddpX gene encoding D-alanyl-D-alanine dipeptidase, with the protein product MSETPELVDLSVIFPSLHIDLKYATADNLTGAPIYREARCLLHTDAVTALAKSISIAQLAGLSLVVYDAYRPQQAQSVLWHVCPDPQYVVDVAIGSNHSRGTAIDVTLMDEHGNVLDMGAGFDEMHDRSHSYHPSVPPAAQRNRLLLNAIMFGGGFVGITSEWWHFELPDAASYPLLDDCIACFPASRTTTQPSL